A region of the Mus caroli chromosome 7, CAROLI_EIJ_v1.1, whole genome shotgun sequence genome:
GCAGGAAAGCTTGAAGaatgataaaattaaatgaaatacttCCCTTAACAAAAGACCTGTATTCATCCTCTAGAGGGCAGTATAAAACCCTTTCAGATTACTTAATATATCAAAACTCTCCAAAGTTGTTCATTAATATTTTCCTCAGACCACTTCATCTTCGATTCACTTCCTATTATTCATCTAATGCAACCTACctttataaatgtttcttttactaAAATATCTGAGAATTTCTTTCCATATAATGCCCTTTGCTTCCTCCTCCATTTCATCTAATTAATAAATTTTAGATTTCCTTACAAATTGATTTTAACCCTTCTAAgcgtttttttcctttctattccccacccccttttttttccttaccTGAAGTTCTGGTCTGCATTAATGTATTAGCTCCTAGATTCTCGGCCACTTGCAAATGATTAGAAATTCCCATGACTTCTCCCTGTCTCATTGGACCTACTATTTATCTATGAGCCACTTCTTATGGACTAACCCTACAGATATTAAACTCGGTATATCAAACAAAACCTATGCTATGTGCCCCCCAGAACTCTGTCCTATTCTTGGGCTCTGTAAGAGGATAATTGTCATTATAGTCCACAGAATTACAGAAGCAAGATACCTGAAAATAATCATGGTACTTTCCAATTTAAACACTATTTCATCTGAGTAAATGTCACAGAGTGCTAAACAAATCACCTTTCTGTGATATTGGTCAGGTAGAAAACCTTTGTTCAATTTTggttatttgtttaaatttctaATATTAATTTCAGCTAGTATAGATGTAAGAGTAGGTACATAGGCACAGATAcaagagtcatcagagaaattataacaaaagaaacatattttaaacattttaatacataGCTGAAGAAATGTAAGTAGAAAATAATGAGTTTGTCTTGAATAGAAATCTATAGGAGAATAATCTTCACTGTTCAGCTTCTAACTACTGAACAACTCAGTATTCATTTCTCATGGGCAATCTGTAATATATACTTCAAGACTGTAATGATTGAGTGAACAATGATGGTAATCAGTATGGTAATACTGATGCTGTTTTTAATGTGAATTGCAGATTCTGTACATTGTGTCCATTAAGTATGTCAGAAGTAACTAACACCACTCATGATCCTTTCTACTTCATCCTCACGGGCATCCCAGGATTTGAGGATATCCATCTCTGGATCTCCAtccccttcttctgcctctacaCCATCTCCATCATGGGCAACACCACCATCCTCACTGTCATCCGCACAGAGCCATCCCTCCACCAGCCCATGTACCTCTTTCTCTCCATGCTGGCCCTCACTGACCTGGGTCTAACTCTCACCACACTCCCTACAGTCATGCAGGTCCTCTGGTTCAACATTCGGGAAATCAGCTTTGAAGCCTGCTTTGCACAGGTATTCTTCCTCCATGGATTCTCATTCATGGAATCATCTGTTCTATTGGCCATGTCCtttgaccgctatgtggccatctgccgCCCACTCCACTATGCCTCCATCCTCACCAGTGAGGTCATTGCTAGAATAGGGTTGGCCATCATTTGCCGCTGTGTCTTGGctgttcttccctcccttttcctgcTCAAGCGCCTGCCCTTCTGCCATTCCCACCTTCTTTCTCACTCCTACTGCCTCCACCAGGATATGATTCACCTGGTCTGCGCTGACATCACAGTCAACAGCTGGTATGGATTTGCTCTTGTCCTGCTCATTATTGTATTGGACCCTCTGCTTATTGTACTCTCCTATGCACTTATCCTGAAAAGTGTCTTGAACACAGCCACTTGGACTGAACGACTCCGGGCTCTCAACAACTGTCTGTCCCACATGCTGGCTGTTCTGGTTCTCTATGTCCCTATGGTTGGTGTGTCTATGACTCACCGCTTTGCCAAGCATGCCTCTCCACTGGTCCATGTTCTCATGGCCAATATCTACCTGCTGGCACCTCCTGTGATGAACCCCATCATTTACAGTGTAAAGACCAAGCAGATCCGCCAAGGAATTACTCGCCTCCTCTTGCAGAGAAAGGTGCACTGAAGACTGAAGTTTATATAGAAAAGGGTACTTTTATAAATGAAACATGGTGTCAAGCATGAATATTTCTGCCATAAAATTGTGCATACCAAGGATGTGGAGTGGAACATTTGCTTAATAAATACGCCAgctaataaaagaaacattattgcttgactaaaaattaaagagatatttttttaaagcttaggTTTGCTATTCTCTAACCACTTGTCTTTGAGGTtgacaaaaacattttcaaaatatattttttcttcacaGTGTTTTGAACATATGATAAAGTACATGATCTTGTTTTACAAACTCAACATTCTTAGAATGTATGAACATGCTCTCTGAAGCTATAGCCTCTATATATCTCTCTCAATACTACATGCTAGAATTTAATTAAATGCaagattttatataattttggcCTATAGGAATGGAAAAATTTATTGAACTGGGAGACTAATTAAAGAGAGaattaaacataaatattgaTCCTACATGAAAAGTCAAATGAAAACTACATATCAAGAGCTGAAGTGGAATAAGTTTGAGAAGCTGGGAGTTTTGGAAAATAGACATATGAGAAGCAGTTGAGCTAATTCCATCGTGATTTCATGTAAACTGTGTGATTTCTTTCCAGAAGCATCTACTCAGCAATGCTCTGGGCAGTAAGAGAAGAACACTGATGTCACTTTCTTGTTTCTGTCATCAAGCTTTCTAGTATTAATGCttacaggaaaaagagaaagtaaaatgcAGGCTGACCTAGGTCTCAGGTATTAACTAAAACTTATCTGGGATCAAAACCTATTCATATCAGTAAGAGCTCAGTTAATAGCCTGACTTTTTATGCAATATATACATTTTCAGTGCTTCTATTGTTTACATACATTATATgctcaaagtatttttaatttttaaaaaccatttcttttatttttgagacaatcaTTATATCATACTGCGCTTCTCTTCCATCCCTCCAAACTCTTCTATATACCTGACTTactccttttcaaattcatgggctcttaaaaaaaatagcacagCATAGATAATTTACAAACACATATTTAAACATGTATATTTTGTCACATACATTTATAATAGaatgaacattaaaataatttcaaacaaaaaatgtttcatgGTGAAAACTTGGTTGgggcaaaaattttaaaataatggttaACAGCAACAAATATGttgatataaatatctgttagaggATATATTCTTAAATCACTGACATAAATCAGTAaatcattataaatataaatgcataaagTGTGTGGTGAACTATTGTAAACATGCTATATCACCTCTGAAAATGAGCTCGCACAAAACTCCATAcatgaattataaaatattagctATTATCCTAAAAATACTGAAGCTAGACAGATTTCTGTTGtctgagaaaatatataaatgaaacttTTGTAATTgctgtttcaaacaaaataagCACTTCAAACATTTCTGTGTATAGATGATGAGCTAAtactacaaaatagaaaatattgtcaTTGTAATTTGAGCCCTTGAGGTGAGGGAGGCTAACAACCTGGTACTAGACCTAGGAACCAGCTCTCTGCAGTTTAGAAGATGAGAGCATAGTCACCCCtattttatgataatttttattaaaccACAGACAGAAAGAGTAAGAAACAATTGGACCTGTGTTGGTGGAGTTGAAAGAAGGGgtcagggaagagaacaggacaCACCTCACAGCATGCTGAAGCTGATGGTGGCtgagagcaggaaggaagaaaggagaaagacagaataaATATTCATGATGCCTGCGCAGCTGAGGCTCTTCATAGTTTACATATTGCCAAGTGTCCTCATAGATAGGTTGTCATACAATTTATTGTTAAAATATGGACAATTTTCAGAGTGAAATGGGGTCCTTCcataaggaagaaaatgttaaaaccaTGAATATCTGGTGGCAAACAAAAAGTACACCAATTCAAAGGGAGATTTCCAGAATCACTACCCTTAGGGTGACAACTCATCCCTAAGAATTTTAGTAAAACATgaatgttttacttattttaatttaaatatcattaaatctcaaaacaaatgtTAACTGGCTATTCTGTAAGAATTGGGATAGATTTACTATTCCTATATTCAATTAACATATctgattaaagaagaaaagatggacatgtatgtacatgtatatcagTAAAATGTAAGGTTATGACATTTATCATTCAGAATCAAGCTTGTAGTAATGCTTtgaatctctcttttctttatcaAATTACCTAACAAAAAGTTTTCCTTGTGGAAATATTACAACCAGGGTTTATATATTCAAGAATAATCCCTGCCCTCTGAGTGTGTGATTCAGATCAATCCCTTCTTGCAGGAGAACAAGTTGGCCATTCCCTGTTGGATTGGACCAGTCTTCACACTGTATATGATAGGATTGAGCACTGGTGGCACAGATAGATGCTTCTGTAGTGCTGTACTGGCCCCAGACAACATTCTGCTAGGAAAGTGGTTTCCCATCTGCTGGTGACATTTCCTTCCCAGGAAAACATTTACTGAAAATGTCCTTAGACTATTAGTATGGTTGCTGTTGTGAGTTCAGTGGTGtgtctaagatttaaaaaaaatcctgacaaaTAAGGTTAGCaggttttatctatcttcttCTATTCACTAGAAACTCTTAgtcacaaagaaagacaaatacttaCTGCATTTTTCAGGTAGTTTTTTAACATTAATTTCTTTACAACTGTGTAAAGGCTGATATTCTTTTATATGGTGTAGACAAAAACATTCACTTTTGAAACAGCCTATTTGTCTAGCAATGAGCTGCTGCTATTACttagctgtgatttttttttttttggtcaggtaCTAATCTGAGTGTCTATAAACTGTGATGCCTGAAGTGTATTATTCACACATTTAATATTGAATGTCAGACTCACCTTAGGTACAGGCTGCAACTGATTGATACTCGTCTCTTAGGGCCAGGCTTAgatatataagaaatataaaattctatACATTTCATATAAAGGGTTAAGACAACAGAATAGTACTCATACTTGCTGCAGTTCTAACATATGCTCCAGAATTTTAACAAGAATAATTTCCAAATTGTAAGAGGACAATTAATGATGAAATATGCCATGGCTTTTGCCagtcttctattcttttttttttcctaaatgaatatttttcttacatttaaaattttatcccttttcccagttttctcTCTGCAAACCCCTCATTTCATTcacccttaccctgcttctatgagtgtgctcccccactAAACCATCCATTCTCTTCTCATTGCCCTATCATTCCTccacactgggacatcaagccttcacaggtccaatttcctcccctcccattgatgccagataaggccccttcagttCTTTACATTTATTCTCTAACATTGTTTTGGTCAGAAACATGCatagcctctcagaagacagctgtatcaggctcctgtcagcaaggacttcttggcattagtaatagtgtctgggtttgatgtctgcatgtAGGATGGATCCTCAATTGGGGTAGTCCCTGGattgcctttccctcagtctctgttcaactcctttttccctgtatttcctttacacaggagcaattctggttGAAATTTGGAGATTGGTAAGTGTACTCATCTGTCAACTAGAGGGCAATTCTGGTATATAGGTTTCCAGGTTATCTCTTTCTATATAAATCTTATAAATGATATTGTAATCAAAAGTTTTCAGAAGTATGTGTCAATTTTCATGTAGTCAACATTCTGATACATTTGTGTCAGTTTTCATGTAGTCACAAGTTTCCATACATATTTGTCCATTTCCATGTCAGTAAGTGCATTTGTAAATGTAATTGCTTGAGAAGGAATTGCTGAGCAAAGATTTCTGAATCTTACAATTTTGGGAGGCAAAGCATTGTCATTATGTCCCCAAAGATGTCACGCCCACTCATTTGCCAACCAGAGTCTTACTATTCTTAAGTTTTGCTCATACAAAAAATACAAAGCTGTTTCTCAATTTCATTCCACTAATTATTGTACTTAATGTATAAAAACTATGtgaacatgatttttatttttataaacagtcTCTTCATTCCTGAGGAGAGATCCTACCTTCCTGGAGAGGATGCAATGTGTGCTCTATGTCACAACTGTTCCCTGCAGGCCACTGTGAGGGGACAACCCATTTGCCTAAAGACTTGTGAATCTCCCAGGAGATCTGGACACCCCTTAATCTGGTTGTTTTCATGACATGACAATGTTAAAGGATAACTTATCTCCAACAATAGATGGTCCTTGAAACCAGAATGTGAGTGAGACTAGCAGTGACAAAAACAAACCTCCATTAGAATATGGGCTAGGTCATCCTCACTTAATCTCAGAGGGTCATCACATTCCCAAGTGCCAGCTTCCTCATTGGAAACACACAATGCTTAGGAAATGTCTTTGCTGCCACTATTCAATTTCCCTTTTTCAAGATAGGAGTCTGCATTCATTGAAGACAAACTATTTTAATTATGGCTTTCACATCTTCATAATAATCTCAAGCCATTTTTCTCTGATATAAACTTGCATTTACAACGATGCAAAATAGGAattcacataaataatttttccaCTTCAAATTTAAGCTTGAATGATAGGAACGTTTTTCAAGTGAATTAAACATAAATGTGAGGTTCAAAACAGTAGAATTTCTCCTAAGGAATGAATACAATCTTTCTCTGACATGCATAAGACTTTAAATTTAACCTCTATCCTTGAACCCTATGGTAGACAATATATATAGAATTTTGAACTAATTTGAAAGAGGGTATGCTTTCCAACCATAGCCAAACCTTTTTCTCTCAGGTTTAGATGTTCAGGTTTCCAGCCTCACAGTGCAGTGCAAAAACATCCCCTGAACAAGAGAGGCTTTCTGATTCTCTCCCTTGAGGACTGAGGTCTCAGAGCACAATCTGCATATCCCTGTAAGATCCTAGAGACATATCCCCACTGGTCTCCTACATTTCAGTCTGAGATCAACAGTGACATAAAAACCACATGCAGACATGGGCCAGAGACAGATACTAAAGACCACTGAGAGAACACAGTGAGTACTGAACTCCTCCTGAAATGGATAACAATAAGAGCACGAAAAGCTGGTGACTGAGAGAGAGGATATTCCATAGAAACAATGGGAGAGTTAAGCAAACCAATTTAAGAAGTGTGTCATGGGGTGGCGGGGCTGGAGGGAAATGTGGTGGGTAGGAAACAAAGCAGTTTATGTAGAGATTTATCACACACTATCATTGATGATAAGAGTGGTCCAGGTGTCTCTAATTTCATGCTTCATGAAACCTGGGTGTGCTGTTCTTGTCACCAAAATATTAGCTTTCATTGGATGATATCACTGTTGTTCACTTATAATGTCCTCTATCTTTGTCATCTTTTCTGTTCTACAAAAGGCTCATCAAATCTCTCTGAAAGAGATGGGTCTAGGAAAATAAAGACCATAGATAAAAAGGAATGATCAGAAATTAGCAATCATCTTTTAGGAACTGAATGTTACAGTGCTCCCTAAATGAGGACTTGTCAGTTAAGGGCAAGCTGATGGTAAAGAAACAGTTCTTTGAGTATTTTTGAGTTACTCAATCCAGACCTGAGCATACAAGGACAGTATAGAGAATAAGCAGGGCTAAAAAGGGCATGAAGAGCTAAATAAAGGATCCCACAAGAAGGAAGGTATCATTGTCTACCCTGGCAGGATTGGCTAAGAAATGGATCCATCTGTGGAATTATTCAATAGACTACTATGTGTGTTATGTGCAGCAGAGGAAGACTGTTGCCAGATTTTACTAATAGTAAGCAtgtttctcccctctctcccctactcctctcccttcttctatgcttccatctgtctttgtttcttcagatatctatctatctatatctatctatctatatctagtctgtatctgtatctgtatctgtatctgtatctgtatctgtatctgtatctgtatctgtatctgtatctgtatctgtatctatatctatctatatatctccACTGGCTCTAGGTCTATCCCAGGGTGTCTCAAAGGCATGGACACTCATGCTCAAACATATGTACTCGCTTgcatatctatatacacatacaaacacacacacacacacacacacacacacacactcacaaatttGTAGATGCACACAAGTGCATTCTCACCTTCAACAAGTGTGTTATCCATAATTTCATCCTTCTCCATCCTTGCTCACAGCCCCTCTGCTAACACCTGTGCTAATGATATCTCTCCTTGGCTTAAGGCCTTGTGAAAGCTCTGTTCTCCCTTCAGAGCATTGGTTCTCAcctcctttctgcctcagttcccaTCATACCTACAACCAGGCCCTCCTCTTCAGGGAAACATAGGATTCATAGTCATAGCATATGCTGGTGTACCATCTTAACACTTTCTCTACCATTTTAAATTGTTACTACAGAGAACCCTGTAGACTACTTTCCTTAAGATTTCCTGGCTTTCTATACCATATTTTCTATCATATTCAGAACCTTAgcctgtttatgtgtgtgtgtgtgtgtgtgtgNNNNNNNNNNNNNNNNNNNNNNNNNNNNNNNNNNNNNNNNNNNNNNNNNNNNNNNNNNNNNNNNNNNNNNNNNNNNNNNNNNNNNNNNNNNNNNNNNNNNNNNNNNNNNNNNNNNNNNNNNNNNNNNNNNNNNNNNNNNNNNNNNNNNNNNNNNNNNNNNNNNNNNNNNNNNNNNNNNNNNNNNNNNNNNNNNNNNNNNNNNNNNNNNNNNNNNNNNNNNNNNNNNNNNNNNNNNNNNNNNNNNNNNNNNNNNNNNNNNNNNNNNNNNNNNNNNNNNNNNNNNNNNNNNNNNNNNNNNNNNNNNNNNNNNNNNNNNNNNNNNNNNNNNNNNNNNNNNNNNNNNNNNNNNNNNNNNNNNNNNNNNNNNNNNNNNNNNNNNNNNNNNNNNNNNNNNNNNNNNNNNNNNNNNNNNNNNNNNNNNNNNNNNNNNNNNNNNNNNNNNNNNNNNNNNNNNNNNNNNNNNNNNNNNNNNNNNNNNNNNNNNNNNNNNNNNNNNNNNNNNNNNNNNNNNNNNN
Encoded here:
- the LOC110299017 gene encoding olfactory receptor 51Q1 is translated as MSEVTNTTHDPFYFILTGIPGFEDIHLWISIPFFCLYTISIMGNTTILTVIRTEPSLHQPMYLFLSMLALTDLGLTLTTLPTVMQVLWFNIREISFEACFAQVFFLHGFSFMESSVLLAMSFDRYVAICRPLHYASILTSEVIARIGLAIICRCVLAVLPSLFLLKRLPFCHSHLLSHSYCLHQDMIHLVCADITVNSWYGFALVLLIIVLDPLLIVLSYALILKSVLNTATWTERLRALNNCLSHMLAVLVLYVPMVGVSMTHRFAKHASPLVHVLMANIYLLAPPVMNPIIYSVKTKQIRQGITRLLLQRKVH